In one Lolium rigidum isolate FL_2022 chromosome 3, APGP_CSIRO_Lrig_0.1, whole genome shotgun sequence genomic region, the following are encoded:
- the LOC124702866 gene encoding protein MAINTENANCE OF PSII UNDER HIGH LIGHT 1-like: MACPAQSMLAASSCVFLRSSKPQQATLLRGGGINGASISSSRLLTVSCNASSSPPPPPQDDSECNDVECAPEKEIGSLSVEWLAEERTQVVGTFPPKKKGWTGLVEKDTAGQTNIYSVEPAVYVAESAISSGTAGTSSEGSENTAALVAGLALIVVAGASSILIQVSKNQPPVQTPYSGPPLSYYVAKFQPAAAAFSVEPSPPVVEAAAPEETPSDSPTLEASAAPAEPSPENAEQLSS; this comes from the exons ATGGCTTGCCCTGCCCAATCCATGCTCGCTGCGAGCAGCTGCGTGTTCCTGAGGAGCAGCAAGCCTCAGCAGGCCACGCTTCTGCGCGGAGGAGGCATTAATGGCGCAAGCATCAGCAGCAGCAGGCTGCTGACGGTGTCCTGCAATGCttcttcgtcgccgccgccgccgccgcaggacgACTCTGAGTGCAACGATGTGGAGTGCGCCCCGGAGAAGGAG ATCGGGAGCCTGAGCGTGGAGTGGCTGGCGGAGGAGAGGACCCAGGTCGTGGGCACTTTCCCTCCCAAGAAGAAGGGGTGGACGGGCCTCGTCGAGAAGGACACCGCGGGACAGACCAACATCTACTCCGTCGAG CCGGCGGTGTACGTGGCAGAGAGCGCCATCAGCTCCGGCACGGCGGGGACGTCGTCCGAGGGCTCCGAGAACACGGCGGCGCTCGTGGCGGGGCTGGCACTCATCGTCGTCGCCGGGGCCTCGTCCATCCTCATCCAGGTCAGCAAGAACCAGCCGCCCGTGCAGACGCCCTACTCCGGCCCGCCACTCAGCTACTACGTCGCCAAGTTCCAGCCGGCTGCAGCGGCGTTCTCGGTCGAGCCAAGCCCACCAGTCGTGGAGGCGGCAGCGCCGGAGGAGACGCCGTCTGACTCACCCACCTTGGAGGCGTCGGCAGCGCCGGCAGAGCCTTCGCCCGAGAACGCCGAGCAGCTGTCCTCGTGA